A window of Narcine bancroftii isolate sNarBan1 chromosome 6, sNarBan1.hap1, whole genome shotgun sequence genomic DNA:
CAAAAGCATTGTGAGCTGGCGTTCCACGTTCCGCCTCGAGAACTCCAGGGCTTTGATTCAACTTGATTGCTCGCTTTTAATCTGACACATCCCAACGTTCTATGCAACAGACAAAAACGGTAGCAATAAAAACATAGTCGACATTGTTACTCCAAATGGTGCTTATCTTATAATAAAGAAACCTACTTTActcctgctgttttttttttaatttgcaaggAAATTCACAAGTGGATCTACAAGCCTACACCAAAGTacgaaaaaaaaaacagggcaaACGATCTCGCAGTAGGATTTTTTGAGTACAATCTTTATTTCCTATTTTTGAGAGGACTCCTACTTGCAGCCCCATGAGCATACAGAGATCCAGTCCAATCAGCATAGTAAGGTATGGAAGATCCAGACTTAAGACTCACCACGAATATGAAGAATTATCTTGTGTGAGGACTAGTGACTGCAACCAGAGTTTCAGCCCGAATCTAGGCTCTCCCAGCCCACCAGAAACCCCCAATTCGTCTCATTGCATTTCTCAAATCGGACAATATCTATTGTTGGAACCATTAGAGGGTGACTACGTTCTTGGGGCAGTGCATTTGCATAGCGGCGAGGAGCTCGTTTGTAAGGTAAAGAAAAAATGCCAATACTTTAATCACTGAGACACCATTTGTTTCATCATCGATTATATGTTTAACAATATACTAGATGCAAAATGCATGGAAGTGCAGTCTCTTTGTTAACGTGAAACTAGAGGCAAAATAAATCGTGAGCTATTGGATCCTTTAAAACCAACCTTTAATACGCTTGAATTTAAATCATCAGGAGTGAAGTTTAATTTCATATGTTAATTGTTTCGTTTAGGGGAAATTGGTTCTCTTTCAAAGCTGCAAAACAAGGAAATAATATGAAGACCATTGAAATATTCATGTTTAGCCATAAATCTGCCTTTATTATTGTAGAACAATTAAATTATTTCAGTTTATTTCGGATCTGCTTATTGAAGAACTGGGCTAAAGATGTTCAACTTAATTTatgtttcccccctcccctcccctccacaggTATTCGATATTGGTCGATATCAAGAAACATTAGCGGCCTATTTTTGTTTGTCTGCACACGAAAGCATCAATCAGATAACTGAAATTCTTCTAGGGGAGCAAAGATCATACGTTTTCTTTGAAAAGAGCCATGGGGATATGCACTCATTTGTTCGCACTTGCAAACGGCTCAAAGAGGATGAAGCAGCAAGATTATTCTACCAGATAACCTCGGCTGTAGCGCACTGCCACGATAATGGCGTGGTACTGCGAGATCTCAAATTAAGAAAATTTGTATTTAAAGATGAAGAACGGTGAGATTTGACAGCCCATGGTCGCTTTAATGTACTAGATATAACGCAGATTGTAATGTATTAATGCTAGACCACAGAGGTGTAGCAGTGTTTAAAAAGATACTTTGTTTAAACTTGGACACCTCCAATGATCTCGCTTGTAAATTACGTTGGCatcactttttaaatatttaaagtaaCTCGGTGATTTTCTTGAGATAAAGATTTTGGCGATTGAGTTAAGCCtgaatccctttttttttaaacccggCTAACTCTGTCCCAAAATTGTCAGCCTGTTCCAGGTTTCCAGAAACCAGACGCTTACTTGTCTCCGGCTATTCGCCATTTTTGTTACTATCGTTTCTAACTTTcccacaattaaaatgaataaaaggtTAAGCACTTTTAGTTGGTTTTCAGTAGGCTTGACGCACTTTTTCACCCTCTCAAATAATGGTGCAGTTGAAGGCGGCGCTCACTCGTCGCTGTGTTGGAGCTTGAAGAGGAAATCGGGGGTAATCGCAATTAGACATTGGTGTTGCAAGATACTGTATATTCTTCCCACGCAGTGATACCTCGGTCATAAACTCTTCAGAGCCCAGTGGCGGAAGGAGATGATTTTGAAGCTAGTGCCTAGTGGAAAACTTTATGAAAGCACTCTGTGTTTGCTTTTTGTATGTTGATGTGTTGCCACATTGTTTTGGATTTTGCATTTAACATGCAGATAAAGAAATGGTTTACCCAAGTGTCCAAGATTAACACACTTTGAATAGAAGTTTAATTTAGCACCTGCGCCGCCTTTTCAATGATTCTGTGGAGTAACGTCACCGCACTTGAAACTGGCTGTAGCAGCGCCGTCTTGGTTTGATGTATTGGAGGGAGTCGGGGTTGTAGAGGTTTGCTTGGCCATTAAGGATTGTGCTCGGAACTTGTGTTCTGGAAGTGCATTAAGGATGTTGCAGAGACTTGACTCTTTTGCAGGCTTCTCTATTCATGTGAAGTTCTGCTTGAAGATTTTAGTGGCTTCATCACATTCAATATGCATCATATTTGCATGTCTAATATTTAATTAGGAGATCgttgtgatggggggggggggcacaatttaAGTTCTAATTTTTAACCCAGCATCGACTTGAATGCAAACGTTACGATTTTTACAGTTGAAAGTTCATTTCCAAGCTCGACCCAAATACGCCTTTGTTTAACCCCATGCGTTGGGGTTTTGATGTTCCTCGATGGGTGACGCGACCTGGGcgagggcccccccccccccccccctttaccctCGTGTCCAGGGACAATCGCCCTGAGCTGCAGCAGGGAGGTGGTGCGGTGAAGCCCTGGTGGCAAGTTCCCCGCGTCTCCATGGCGACGGAAACGCACTTCCGGGATGCTGCTCTGTGGTCTCATTCACACAGCAATGGCGGCGCTGGTTCTCCCTCTCTCCCGCCTCGCCAAGCAGCTATTATTTTTCCTCTCACTTTCAGTCTTCATTACCTTTTCCATCTGGCTTGGTGGCAACAATACGAACTGGCGGAGTGTGCCGGCTTCTGCCTTAATCTGATCGGTAAGAATACCGGTTTGCTTTGATGTTTATTTTAATTGGAAGAAGTTGAATCCTGCCAATTCTCGGATCTGTCATGAACTACCCACGGATTGAAGGGACGTGGCACAAGTAAATCAGGCTACCCATGTCAAAGAGGAAGTTGTCTTTTATACCGAACCTCTTTTGCACACGCACAGGCTGGAAAACTTCAGCTGAAAAGCGTCAAAGTAATTCAACAgtatcagtttgtttactttctcACACCTATTTTGATACTAATATTTCTGGTAGTGACGCCTTTATGTATTTGTTAACTGGGTCTTCGTTGTTGATGGTCATTCGACCTTGAATGCACTCCTTAATGTGCAAAAAAAGTATACAGATTTTTAAGTCCCTGATACTATTTGTACTGCAGAGCAATTGGGAGTATTGTTTGCTGAAAGTGGGATTGTATGAATGCCTTATTTCGGCAGACAAGAAAAAAGGGATAGGAATGAAGGTTTGGGAGCAaggatttatttttgttattggCTGCATTCGATAATCACCTTGAGCTGTGAAGCTGTTGATTCAGCATGCCAACGAATGCATGTGTTTCTGAGATGTGACTTGGCGCATCACCTGCTTGCATAACAAAATTTGTCTATTTCTGGCAGTTTTGCATCATTTGGGACTTTGCACAAGTCGCGTTCACAACTCGTTAGAAGTGGCACATGAACAATTTTTTTGATGTAATGGAAATTGACAGCATTATTCAAAATTTGCAAGAAACCCTTTCAATTGCTTTGTAACTACTCTTCTGCAGGACTGAATCACTAGTAGTATAATTGTGTAGctgattcattaaaaaaaacctgatacCTTTTTAAGAACTTCTTTTATCCATTAAGAATTGTGCTAGGAACTTGTGTTCTGGAAGTGCATTAAGGATGTTACAGAGACTTAACTATTTTGCAGGCTTCTCTATTCATTGTGAAGTTCTGCTTGAAGATTTTAGTGGGTTCTGGCATCTTTGTGACTTCATAACCTTCATTATGCATCATATTTGCATATCTCTAAGATTTTTACTCTCAATTACATTTACATCCCTAATGTAGAGGCAAATTGTCATAACGACCTTCATTGACACTGTTTGGGTGAAATGGGATCCTTTGGGTTTTTGGCATTTTCATAAAAGAAACAATATTGGACATAAAGCTCTAATGCTGGATCTATTTTGAAAGTTCAGTTGGTTTGGATGGATCATTCACCAACTATTTCATTGCTACCACATAAATATCTCTAAGGTCTCTACTTTGTCTTTTTGAATGTAGTGACTTGTGTTTGATTGCGGTTTCTGTATAGCATGGAGTCTTCCCCATCTTTAAATTTCAAGACCCAGCACAGTAATAagtccttctggtccatgagcctgtaCTGTTCTAATACACTTGCGTGAGCAGTTAACCTACTAACCTGGAGGATATCCACGTGGTCACGggtaaatgtacaaactccttacagattgtgGCAAATTCGAACCTGCATCGCAACAACTTGTGCTAACCATGTAGCCTTTGTGAGAATTCAGATAGGAAAACCTTGGTGGAGTGTTTTCTCATGGTCAATAGCTGATCAGACCAGGAAAATGCATATCTCCTGATAGTGGCCACTGGATGATCTGCAGCCAGATTATCTCTTGTTTGAATATAAAAAGCAATGCAGCTGAAGTTCCAAGAGCTTCTCAAGTGGGTTAATATAATTTGTAGACTCTAAATTGAACTTGCATCTCCATGTGAAGAATCTTCCTGTATGAAGATGCAGTGATATTTCACACATTTGACAA
This region includes:
- the LOC138736584 gene encoding tribbles homolog 2-like isoform X3, with amino-acid sequence MSIQRSSPISIVRYGRSRLKTHHEYEELSCVRTSDCNQSFSPNLGSPSPPETPNSSHCISQIGQYLLLEPLEGDYVLGAVHLHSGEELVCKVFDIGRYQETLAAYFCLSAHESINQITEILLGEQRSYVFFEKSHGDMHSFVRTCKRLKEDEAARLFYQITSAVAHCHDNGVVLRDLKLRKFVFKDEERTQVKLESLEDACILNSENDALSDKHGCPAYVSPEILNTNGSYSVETPFKAKVFQSQRMKAHNRASSIQPAEEKRNHCSWSSTIVGTKKKILNQFLKLQRRKNGEMKGNIYDRIQTKFVNEAI
- the LOC138736584 gene encoding tribbles homolog 2-like isoform X4; protein product: MSIQRSSPISIVRYGRSRLKTHHEYEELSCVRTSDCNQSFSPNLGSPSPPETPNSSHCISQIGQYLLLEPLEGDYVLGAVHLHSGEELVCKVFDIGRYQETLAAYFCLSAHESINQITEILLGEQRSYVFFEKSHGDMHSFVRTCKRLKEDEAARLFYQITSAVAHCHDNGVVLRDLKLRKFVFKDEERTQVKLESLEDACILNSENDALSDKHGCPAYVSPEILNTNGSYSETPFKAKVFQSQRMKAHNRASSIQPAEEKRNHCSWSSTIVGTKKKILNQFLKLQRRKNGEMKGNIYDRIQTKFVNEAI
- the LOC138736584 gene encoding tribbles homolog 2-like isoform X2, encoding MSIQRSSPISIVRYGRSRLKTHHEYEELSCVRTSDCNQSFSPNLGSPSPPETPNSSHCISQIGQYLLLEPLEGDYVLGAVHLHSGEELVCKVFDIGRYQETLAAYFCLSAHESINQITEILLGEQRSYVFFEKSHGDMHSFVRTCKRLKEDEAARLFYQITSAVAHCHDNGVVLRDLKLRKFVFKDEERTQVKLESLEDACILNSENDALSDKHGCPAYVSPEILNTNGSYSGKAADVWSLGVMLYTMLVGRYPFHDVEPGSLFSKIRRGQFNIPETLSPRAKCLIRSILRREPLERLTSREILDHPWFASDFGASASGYGANEKEAVDQLVPDVNMDVELDPFFN